DNA sequence from the Alkaliphilus metalliredigens QYMF genome:
TTTTCGCCATTTACGATCTGAATCCACCCTAATCTGATAATCAATCCGAATATCACAAAGGATACAACAGCAAAAATACCGACGAGTCTTCTTTTGCTAGAAATACTTGGTTGAGACACCAAAGTTCCCCCCCTTATGTTCTAATTAAACTAAAAATTTTTCCAAATAACCGCTTAATCCCACGGTGCTGTAACTGGTCCTGTTTATGTTGACTAAGGCGATGGGTTGAAATAACTTGATTAACCAATGCCACCTGAGTCACATCAATCTGAATGTAGTTCATCTGTTGAGAAGTTGGATATTGTAGATTCAATCGCTCCTTTGCCTCCTGCTCTATCCACTTAGACTTGGATGCACGTTCTACTTCTACCCTGAGGTGTTCCTTTTGAACCTCTAATTGCTCTAACTCATTACCTAGATTATGGACACGATGTCTTGCCTCGGTAATACCTACATATCGTAGCAACAGTAATAGGCTCAGTGCTAAAATCACACCTAAGCAGGAAGCAATCATTATTTTTTCAAATTTTCGGCTCTTGGGTTTCGGCTTTTTTTGTGTTTTAGGTGCTTGCTGTTGATATTGCTTTTCCTCTTGGCCCAAATGTTTGTATTCTTCCTGTGCTACTACCAAATTTATTCACCCTTTCTTCTCTTTAGAACTGCTACACTCTTTCGGCAACCCGCAACTTTGCACTTCTTGATCTCGGATTTACCTCTAATTCTGCTTCACTTGGTAAAATTGGTTTCCTGGTCACAATCTTTACCATCTGCTCTTTTTCACATTTACAAACTGGAAACTGAGGTGGACAAACACATGGATTCTGTAATCTTCTAAATACATTTTTCACAATTCGGTCTTCAAGTGAATGAAAACTAATAATCGCAATTCGGCCTCCAGGCTTCATATGTTTGGCTGCTGCTTCTATGGTTGCTTCTATAATTTCTAGTTCTTGATTGACTTCGATTCGAATGGCTTGAAATGTACGTTTTGCCGGATGCGGTCCATCTTTTCTGGCACCCTTTGGTACAGCCTTCTTAATCACTTCCACCATTTGGTGAGTGGTCTCAATTGGGGCCAGTTCTCTCTCTTGAACAATAAACTGGGCAATTCGTCTAGCCCATCTGTCTTCCCCATACTCCTTGATAATTCGCTCCAATTCTTTTTCGCTATAGTCATTCACAATATCCCTAGCAGAAAAACCACTTCTTCTATCCATCCGCATATCCAATGGTGCATCCTGCATATATGAGAACCCGCGCTCCCGCTCATCTAATTGGTGGGAGGAAACCCCTAAATCCAGCAAAACACCATCAATAGTTGTAATTTCAAGGTTTTCTAATATTTTATCTAGATTATGGAAATTATCATGTACTAGTTTCACCTTTGTTCCATGTTCTTCTAGTCTCTCTCCAGCAGCACTAAGGGCATTTTCATCCTGGTCAATTCCGATTAGCAACCCTTCTTTACCTAATACCTTAAGGATTTCTTGCGAATGTCCTGCACCACCCAAAGTACCATCTACATAGATACCATTTTCCTTAATGTCTAGTGCCTCTATACATTCTTTTAATAAAACCGATGTATGTTCAAAATTCATTTTATCACCTTCAACTTTCAATTATCTTTATATTCCTAGCTCTTCCATTCTATTGGCAATTTCGTCATAGCTTAAATTGGAATCATCATTATACTGACCCCACTGGTCTGAGCTCCAAATCTCAATTCGTGTTGCAACGCCAATGACGATAACTTCTTTTTCTAGATAGGCATGGGATCTTAGATTATTGGGAATTCTTATTCTCCCCTGATTATCTAATTCACATTCCGTGGCACCGGAAAAGAAAAACCTGACAAATGCACGAGCATCTCGATTGGTTAAGGGAAGCTTTTTCAATTTGTCTTCTAATACCTTCCACTCATCCATAGAATAGACAAACAAACAGTTATCAAGGCCCTTGGTTAAAATAAACCGGTCTCCTAGTTCTTCTCGGAACCTTGAAGGAACACTTAATCTGCCTTTACTATCTATCGAATGATTATATTCCCCAATAAACATGACTCATCCCACCTTAGGGTTTTTATCCCACATCATACCACTTCATACCACTTTACCTATATTTTCTATTAATTTTGATTAAATCCTGCTTGTTTTCTTAATTTAATAATTTATTTTTTTGCTTTAGGCCTCTAGGACTATAAAAAGACATAAAAAAAACTGCCTAATATAGGCAGTCTTCTTATCATTTTATTTATCCATTAAAATTAATGGTATCTTCTTGGTTGTAGTAATCTACAATCAAGCAATCTAATTTCGTACTAAGGTCATAAATTTTACCATAATCCTCTTGATTTCCAATTAACTGATTTAGCACATTTCTCATTGACTCAATTTCATTTTTTATCATCTGCTCACCCCAATTGTCTTTTGTTTTGTGATTCTTATTCTAGACAATTTGGACTTATTTGTCAAAGATTAGAAGTACATTTTTTTTACATTTTTTCAATATTTTCTTGCTATTTCTCCTAAATACTACCTTTTTTAACCTTAGTTAGCATTTTTTTTCATGCCTTCTAGTATTTTCATTACTATAATAGCCCCAATAACGATCCCAATACTAATGACTTGGGCAATTCGAAGGGGTCCAATCATTAAGCTATCAATTCGAAGTCCTTCAATAAAGAATCTCCCGATGGAATAAAGTATTAAATATAATAGAAATATTTGACCTTTGTATTTTCGTTTTTTTGTATAATAAAGCAGACCAAAAAAGACAATAAAGTTCCAGAGAGACTCGTAAAGAAAAGTTGGGTGTACCATCACACCATCAATTTGAATGGCCCAAGGTAGATCAGTTGGAGTTCCATAGGCCTCTTGATTGATATAGTTTCCCCACCTACCAATGGCTTGACCTAAAATAAGACTTGGGGCAGTAATATCTGCTAACTGCCAAAAATGAATCCTCTTATATCGACAAAATAGGTATCCTATTAAGACCCCCCCTATAATGCCTCCGTGTATGGCTAGACCCCCATCTCGAAAACGGAGAATACTTCCTGGATTAGCCATGTAGTAATCTAGACTAAATAAAACATAGTAGAGCCTTGCCATGAGAACTGCAACCGGTACAGCCACTAAGGCTAAATCTATAATCACATCATCATATAACCCTTCTCTTTTGGCTCGAATTGTGGCCACCACAATTCCTAAAAATATACCCAAGGATATAATGATACCATACCAAGCCACCGGTATACCAAATACTGTAAATGCTATGGGATCCACATTGATTCCTCCTTCAATTAACAATTCAATTCTTTATAGGTTGCCGTTTCTCCATCAAGATATAGTTAATTATAAAGAATCTTTTAGTTAAAGTCAAACTAGGAAGTTACAATGGACATCACTTGATGATTTTCATCAAAATGTTTTACAAAGCGCATTTCTACCGTTTCAAAAGTCATATTTTGAAGCTCTTCCACATAATTTAACAAATTGACTCCTTTAAAATGATAGGACACAAAGGAGCTCCCAATGAATTCAATGGAATTGAAAAGACTTAAATGCTCCCCAATTTGTTTGCGATGAATCCGGTCAAAATCTTTTGGATTTAATCCATTCTTTTTTAGGTCTAACACATATCTATTGACTGTTTGTAAAACCTCTTGGGGCGACTCAGACTCTCCACCAATGATACTATGGCCGTAGTCAACATCACCTATATAATCCGCCCCAAATGTATCGCTGTTAATTAACCCCTTATCATATAGCTCCTCATACAATGATGAGCCCTTTCCAAATACTATGTCCAAAGCGATTCTTGTGGCAATTTCTTTTTTAATTAGCGCAATCCCTTCTAACCCTAAATCAATGTCTTTATAGCCAATATTAAATATTGGTGTGGAGATGGAAAGCTTGGTTTCCATAAGTGCCTCTTTAATTGTTGTTATCTCTTGAGGATATAATTTTTCAATTGTAATGCTTTCTTTTTCAGGCTGGTCTCTGAATACGGCTTCAGCTTTTTCAAAAACTTGTTCTCGATCTAAATCTCCTATGACAAACAGCACCATGTTACTAGGATGATAGAATGTCTCATAGCAATCATATAGGTTTTCCTTAGTTGTTTGATGTATGCTTTCAACGGTTCCTGCAATATCATTTTTTACTGGATGCTCATGATACATTCCCTTTAATAAGTTAAAAAACACCCGCCATTGAGGGTTATCCTCATACATTCTTATTTCTTGTTCAATGATGCCCTTTTCTTTCTTCACACTCTCCTCTGTAAAGTAAGGGGATTGAACAAATTGAATTAAATTTTTTAGATTTTCATAAAAAGACTCTGTTGTAGTGAAATAATAGGTGGTTAGATTGAAATTAGTATAGGCATTGGCACTTGCTCCTAGATCTGCAAATCGATCAAACACATTCCCCTCAGGCTCTTCAAACATTTTATGCTCTAAGAAATGTGCAATTCCTTCAGGAACAATAATGACTTCGTCGTTCTTGCTACCTTTAAATTTGATGTCATTGGACCCGAAATGAGTTGCGAAAATCGCATATTTTTTTGAATATCCTGATTTGGGCATATAAAATACTTCTAGTCCATTATTCAGTTTTTTATTATAGATTACTTCACCAATTAGTTCTCCTTTTATCTCTCGGTATTTCAATTTAATCCCTCCCTCTTCCTATGCTTTTTTTAAAAAGTAGATGGTGTCTAATTCAATTTTTTCGGCTACTTCCACCACATCCGCCTTAGCTACTCCACGTATTTTTTCAATCATTGTATTGATGGTTTCATTGGTTTGACTCAAACTTTGACTCAGTATAAAATTGGCTAACCCATTACTGCTATCCCTCAATGACTCTAGATTTGTAATGACTGCTTTTTTCCCATGCTCCATTTGCATGTCACTAATATTTCCTGATTCCATCTCCTTTAATTGATTCTCAACAGCTTTAATCGTTTCTCCATATTGTGCTTCCTCAATCCCACTACTAATCAGCATCAATGATTTGAATTTTTCTAACTGAGAAAAAATATAGTAACACAAGCTCTTTTCTTCTCTGACCTTCAAAAACAGTTTAGAATGAGCTCCTCCCCCCAATATACTAGAATAAACCATTAACGCAGCATATCCTGCCTCCTCATATGGAATGTTTGTCCGATAACCTAATGTTAATTTCCCTTGATTAATTTCCATGTTTTCTTCTACTTCATTCACTTTATTTACTTCAAAGTTTACTTTCTCCCGTTCATTTTCCAACACTGTTTTTCTATTAAACTTAAAAGTATCCTTAATCATCTTAACAATTTTTTCGTGTTGAATATCCCCTACCACAACAATATCAATAGGGCTGGTTTCCATTACCTTTTTATAGTGTTTATATAGCTTTGTTTCATCAATTCCCTCTAAATCCTCAATTTCACCCTGGGGAAAAATATGAAAGGGCTCCTCCTTGCACATTTCTTCTGCACAACGCTCTAAAGAGTAACTCATTTTGTCATTGATACGACCAGAGATTCGATCCTGAAGATTTTTCTTTTCTTGATTTACATATTCTTTTTTGAAAGCTCCATTTTCTAAGAAAGGCCCATGAATGATTTCATTTAAAAGCACCAATCCCTTTTCAAATACCGACTCCTCAACAAATTGATCATTGGCCAACATGAGTGAAAATTGAATAATCTGCCGTTCTCCTTTTTTATCTACATTTGTATTAAAGCTCGCTCCATATAAATAATCTAGGGAATCCGAGATGGCCTTAGATGTTGGATGACTTTGTGTTCCCCTTTCTAAGATCATTGGTAGCAAAGCATTGTATGTGACTTCCTCCTTAGTAAGTGGTCTTTGGATGTTGAAATTAATTATATTGGTTTTAAAGTGACCCACCCTTAAAGTATGTAGGTACACACCTTCATTTATCTTCGTTCTCTTCGGTAATTCCATGATACACCCTCCTCTTTTGATCATAACAATCATTGTTCCATATTATTGCCAAATCCCTTATATTTAACACACATCTTTTATGCTAAATCACCAATATAAATGATTTAATAAAAATTTAAGTCACCAGCTTTGTAGGGTAACCAGATGAATTCGCTGTTGTAATTCCCTGACTAGAAATTCATTACCCTCAAATCCAATAATATGTCTTATATTCACCGTATAGGGCACCTGTGCTTTTTTAGATGCTTTTTCAACCACTAATCTAGAAGTTCCTTCATCGTCTAAATGAGCAGTCTGTAAAATCACCATTTCCCTCACTCCATATGTCATCAATTTTTCCATTTCCCGCTCAATATGTTTTCCGTCTAACCCCGAGAATCGAATTCTCCCTAGTTGAAATCCCTCATTAATCATCAAATCCTTGACTTTTTGTCTAAATAATAAATCCTGTTTGACATACTGAAGTCCTTCTCGCCCCTGCCCCAGCTCTTCTCCTAACAAAATAACACCAATATTATCTTGTCTTTGGCTTTGCGTTTGATTAAGAACTTGCTGTAAAAATGATTGTGCCATCAAATCACTATCCCATAATGGGTAGGTGGTTTTAATTTGTATCCCCTCTTGCATGAGATTTAAATTTCTAACAAAATCTGTTGTTTGCAGAAACCCTTCATTTTCTGACAGGATAACAGGTACAATGAGTAATTTGGAATGCCCTAGTTTAATGGCTTCAAATACGACTTCCTCAAAAAAGGGTGGATGATTTTGATAGGACACATAAAGATTATGTTCCGAGCTGATTTGTTCTTTTAATTTTCCCTGAATCTTTTGACTTTGAATCACATGAGACCCTCTTTCGACTTTCTCATATCTAATCTTTTCCCGAAATAAATGTAGTGGCAAAAAAGCCTGGCTTAGCAAGCCTTCTTCTTCTCTTATTTTCCTTAATACAACTGGTAATTCATATGTAGCGGACTCTCCTTCAAATAGTAAAATAACACCAACATTTTCAGAGGGTACATGGTGTACCATGGGATGTCTTACTTCTACAGAGTGCTGTACTTCTATTGAATATTGCCAAATGCCCAATAAAATCATCATGACAATATAACCCATTACAATTCCACCCAAAAGAATCTGCATCTGTTTTATGCTTTGTTTTTTTAAGTGTTTCAACTGATTCCATATATATATGCCTGATGAAACCCATAATAACCTTTCCCAAATGCCTATTGAAATAAAAGCCAACATAATCATGATGCTGGCAATAAATGCTTTCATACCACTTACCATTACTTTACCCCCTTGTGCAAAACTCATTTTATAGTTCTCTGTGATGGTTCATCATTCATATACTTTCTTTATTGTAAAAGCATATGTCCATTTTTTCTCTAAAATAACCAAATTGGCTTAGTCAATACACATTATTGATAAACCCACAAGTTTTCACTTGTGGGTTTATCAATAATGTGAGATGGAGTATGACTCCATCTTTATTATGCACCTGGTGTAATTCTTCTAATTAGCTCTTCAATTTCTCGTCCAAAGCCACTTAATGGTCTTCCTCTTCCTGCTTCTCGTGCTATATTCTCAATTCGCTCGAAAATATCAGGATCAGCAGTAACCGAAACCCGCTCAATTCTTTGATCTGCTGTTTTAACAGTTTCTTCAACTTTCCTTTTTATTTCAGTATTCATATCTCCTTTAGTTGGCGATGTAAGGTTAACGCCTACTATGGCCATGTTATCTGTGATGACAACTGTCGCACTTTGAACTTCATCTAATTTAACCACTTCATTGACGATATTATCTGCTCTTAGAGTTAATTCTCTATCCATCATTCCTTGCTCATCCGCCGTTTGTCCTGTGTCTTGTCGATTTGGATTTCTCATTGGATTATTTGGATCTGTATTTCTCATCTCTGGTTGTTGTAAAGGTGCATTAGGATCACCCATCACGCCATCTGGCGGCACACTTTCTTCAACAGGTCTTTGATCCGGTACAGGTCTCTCAGCTGGACGACAGCCTGTAATCATAATTACAGCCACTAAGAATATAACTAAAATCAGTATGATTTTTGTCTTCTTCAAAAAGTCACCTCCCCATTCTATTGTCTCTCATAATCATTCTTTATATGAGTTCCTACTAATTTTTATTGACCTCCTCCTGGAGCTACATTTTGTGGTCCAACTGGATTCTCCGGTCTAACGTTCGGGTCTTGTGCTGGTGCTCCTGGAGTTCCAGGTGCAGCAGGGTCCTCAAATCCTGGACTCATTGGGTCTCTTACTGGTTCCTGTATTCTTTGGTCTGGCGGAACAGGTTGTTCTATTCCTGGTCCCTCTGGTACAGGTCTTTCGGCTGGCCTACAGCCAGTTACAACTACAGCTATTAGTAAAACCGCTAACAAAACAATTAATATTTTTTTATATTGCACAATATCACCTCCTAATTATATTCTTTCACCAGACTTCCTTTTTATTTGAGCTATATTTTTCTTGATTTCTCATTGTTTGACAAGAAATTTTTTATTCCCTTTGAAGCATAATAAAAGGAATACGAAAACCGTATTGCAGTCCTCTTCATAATAAGGTATAATTTTACCAGTGCGTATTTAGATAGAGAAAGGAAGTTTTTCATGAAGTTAGGCATTGTTGGATTACCCAATGTTGGCAAAAGCACCTTATTTAATGCAATTACCCAGGCAGGAGCTGAATCTGCTAACTATCCTTTTTGTACCATAGAACCAAATATCGGTGTTGTCGCTGTACCAGATTATCGTCTTTCAAATTTAAAAGAAATGTACAACTCTCAAAAGGTTATCCCTGCGGCAATTGAATTCTATGATATTGCTGGATTAGTAAAAGGTGCCAGTAAGGGAGAAGGTCTTGGAAATAAATTCTTATCTCATATCCGTGAGGTTGAATCAATTGTTCATGTAGTCAGATGCTTCGAAGATTCTAATGTTACCCATGTAGATGGCAACGTTGATCCCCTAAGAGATATCGAAACAATTAATCTTGAGTTGATATTATCAGACCTAGAATCGGTTGAAAAACGTATTCCAAAATTAGAAAAGCAAGTAAAGCTTGATAAAAGTCTATTACCAGAACTTGAACTGCTACATCAATTACAAGGGGTCTTAGAACAAGGGCTTTCTGCTAGGTCTCAAGATCTTAATGAAGACCAACAAAAAATGCTAAAGGAATTTACATTGCTTTCAGCTAAGCCAATCATCTATGTTGCTAATGTATCTGAGGATGAAGTTGGTGATGGTGGATCTGACAATCCTCATGTAACCACACTTAGAGAATTTGCAATGGAGGAAGGTTCCGAAGTTGTTGTGATTTGTGCTAAGATCGAAGCAGAAATTTCTGAGTTAGAGGAAGAAGAAAAGCAGGGTTTCTTAGAAGATTTAGGGTTGACACAATCAGGCTTAGATCGTCTTGTACAAGCCTCATATTCATTGTTAGGGCTGATCAGCTACCTAACAGCAGGACCTAAGGAAGTTCGGGCTTGGACAATTACACGTGGCATGAAGGCTCCACAAGCTGCTGGAAAAATCCACACGGACTTTGAGCGAGGCTTCATTCGCGCTGAGGTGGTTGCCTTTGACAAATTAATGGAAGCAGGTAGTCATACTGCTGCCAAGGAGAAGGGCCATGTTGGTATAGAAGGAAAAGACTATATTGTTAAAGATGGAGATGTTATTCTTTTTAGATTTAATGTATAGGTTTAAACGAAGAAGATGAAAAATTTTCAACAAATAAAAACAACCTACTTAGTGGTCATTAAGTAGGTTGTTTTTATTTGTTGAATTGACGTCCTATTTCCTAGCTCACTCATTAATATCCTACGCTTTGGTTATCTGTGCCCTCTACAATGCTTACGGAGGTACTAGCACCTATTCTCGTGGCCCCAGCATCAATCATAGCCATAGCAGTTTTTGTATCTCTAACCCCTCCAGAGGCCTTGACCCCCAAAGTAGGCCCCACAGTTTCACGCATCAAGCGTATGTCTTCTACGGTTGCCCCCCCACTACTGAATCCTGTTGATGTTTTAACAAAATGGGCCCCGGCTTGCTTAGAAAGCTCACATGCCAAAACCTTCTCGCCCTCTGTTAACAGGCAAGTTTCAATAATTACCTTAACAATGGCGCGACCTTGAGCAGCCTCCACAACAGACTGAATATCTTCTAAAACATAGATATTATTTTTATCTTTTAAAGCACCTATATTAATGACCATATCTATTTCATGGGCGCCCTTAGTAATGGCGTCCTTTGTTTCAAAAGCCTTGGTTTCCTTAGAAGCTGATCCAAGAGGAAACCCCACAACTGCAGTTACCTTTACGTCTGTTTCTTTTAATTGGTCCACTACATAACTCACATTAGACCCATTAACGCAAACCGAATAAAAATCGTGTTTCCTTGCTTCATCGCACACCTGTTTAATTTGCGCCTTGGTTGTTTCGGGCTTTAAAATTGTATGGTCAATATATTTGCTCAACTGCTGTCTCATATAGCTTGCCTCCATATTATTCAGTAATTAATTCTACCATTTCACCATTTTTCAGCCCAGCAGCATTTCCTTCATCTACGTCAATGTGCATTTCGAGTGCATATGTTTCATGGGCTCTAACCAATACATTTTCAAATGTAATGGCTCTTTCCCCACCAGTTCTAATTTTTACTCTTTGCTTATCAACTACACCAAATGCTTCTGCATCACTGGTATGCATATGTATATGTCTTGCCGCAGCAATTATGCCTTCTTCCATTTCCACTTCGCCCTTTGGTCCTACTATTTTAAATTCTGGACTACCTGCTATATCTCCAGAATCTCTTACTGGAGGTTTAAGTCCTAAAATAAAACCATCCGCTATTGATATTTCAACTTGTGTTTTTGGCCTAGCCGGTCCCAATACCCTAACACCCTTAATTATATTTTTAGGTCCAACTAAATCTACTTTTTCTTCGCATGCATACTGTCCTGGCTGTGATAAATCTTTAACCTTTGTTAGCTCATGACCTACTCCAAATAATTTTTCAATGTCCTCTTGACATAAGTGAATATGTCTGTTTGATAGTGCAACTGGCAATACTTTTTTACTCATTATTATTCCCCCTCGTATTGTATACTATGGTCAATCCATGGATGTGAGAGTATACTTTTTTTGTCAAAAAAGATACCCAATGATATTATACTTTTTTTAACATCAAAAATCAAACCCCATACTCAATCTCTGTTCGCTCATTATTTTTAATAATCATGAGTATCCAGTCATCTAAAAGTTGCTTTTTCCCAGTATGTAAGTTTAATGCCTCTTGTACACTTTCATTAATTTGATCTGCATCTTCTTGGTAATGCGCAATCAGTATATGCTTAAGGGCTTCAATACCAAAACCCTCTCCCAATCCATTCATTGCCTCTATTACCCCATCAGTGAAGAGACACAAAAGATCATATTTCCCAACATCATAATGCTGATTCGTATAGCGTGTATCCTCCAATACACCTAGAGGCATCCCGCTGTCGAATAGGATCTCCTCAGCCACTACCCGTCCATTTTCCTTTTTAATCCCAATTGGCAAGTGATGCCCTGCATTAGAGGCATTGATTTGATTTCGATCTTGATCATAAAAAATCAATGTTCCTGTTGTAAAAGCATCCATAGAATTAAAATCTTCAAACAATGTTTTATTCAGTTTAGTTAAGACCTCTCCTGCACTGACATTTTCTTTGACACTGGATTTAACAGCTCCCTTTAGCATAGCTACAAAGTAGTTTGATAATATTCCATGTCCCATGACATCTGCAATAAAAATGCAAGCTCGTTTCTTATTAATAAAAAAAATATCACAAAAGTCCCCACCAATATTACGTGCAGGATGATAATAGTATGAAATCTGAGTTGAATCAGATAACTTCAAATGATTTTTAGGCATCA
Encoded proteins:
- the mraZ gene encoding division/cell wall cluster transcriptional repressor MraZ; protein product: MFIGEYNHSIDSKGRLSVPSRFREELGDRFILTKGLDNCLFVYSMDEWKVLEDKLKKLPLTNRDARAFVRFFFSGATECELDNQGRIRIPNNLRSHAYLEKEVIVIGVATRIEIWSSDQWGQYNDDSNLSYDEIANRMEELGI
- the deoC gene encoding deoxyribose-phosphate aldolase, which codes for MRQQLSKYIDHTILKPETTKAQIKQVCDEARKHDFYSVCVNGSNVSYVVDQLKETDVKVTAVVGFPLGSASKETKAFETKDAITKGAHEIDMVINIGALKDKNNIYVLEDIQSVVEAAQGRAIVKVIIETCLLTEGEKVLACELSKQAGAHFVKTSTGFSSGGATVEDIRLMRETVGPTLGVKASGGVRDTKTAMAMIDAGATRIGASTSVSIVEGTDNQSVGY
- the pduL gene encoding phosphate propanoyltransferase, which translates into the protein MSKKVLPVALSNRHIHLCQEDIEKLFGVGHELTKVKDLSQPGQYACEEKVDLVGPKNIIKGVRVLGPARPKTQVEISIADGFILGLKPPVRDSGDIAGSPEFKIVGPKGEVEMEEGIIAAARHIHMHTSDAEAFGVVDKQRVKIRTGGERAITFENVLVRAHETYALEMHIDVDEGNAAGLKNGEMVELITE
- the ychF gene encoding redox-regulated ATPase YchF, with amino-acid sequence MKLGIVGLPNVGKSTLFNAITQAGAESANYPFCTIEPNIGVVAVPDYRLSNLKEMYNSQKVIPAAIEFYDIAGLVKGASKGEGLGNKFLSHIREVESIVHVVRCFEDSNVTHVDGNVDPLRDIETINLELILSDLESVEKRIPKLEKQVKLDKSLLPELELLHQLQGVLEQGLSARSQDLNEDQQKMLKEFTLLSAKPIIYVANVSEDEVGDGGSDNPHVTTLREFAMEEGSEVVVICAKIEAEISELEEEEKQGFLEDLGLTQSGLDRLVQASYSLLGLISYLTAGPKEVRAWTITRGMKAPQAAGKIHTDFERGFIRAEVVAFDKLMEAGSHTAAKEKGHVGIEGKDYIVKDGDVILFRFNV
- the yfmF gene encoding EF-P 5-aminopentanol modification-associated protein YfmF, coding for MELPKRTKINEGVYLHTLRVGHFKTNIINFNIQRPLTKEEVTYNALLPMILERGTQSHPTSKAISDSLDYLYGASFNTNVDKKGERQIIQFSLMLANDQFVEESVFEKGLVLLNEIIHGPFLENGAFKKEYVNQEKKNLQDRISGRINDKMSYSLERCAEEMCKEEPFHIFPQGEIEDLEGIDETKLYKHYKKVMETSPIDIVVVGDIQHEKIVKMIKDTFKFNRKTVLENEREKVNFEVNKVNEVEENMEINQGKLTLGYRTNIPYEEAGYAALMVYSSILGGGAHSKLFLKVREEKSLCYYIFSQLEKFKSLMLISSGIEEAQYGETIKAVENQLKEMESGNISDMQMEHGKKAVITNLESLRDSSNGLANFILSQSLSQTNETINTMIEKIRGVAKADVVEVAEKIELDTIYFLKKA
- the lgt gene encoding prolipoprotein diacylglyceryl transferase, whose amino-acid sequence is MDPIAFTVFGIPVAWYGIIISLGIFLGIVVATIRAKREGLYDDVIIDLALVAVPVAVLMARLYYVLFSLDYYMANPGSILRFRDGGLAIHGGIIGGVLIGYLFCRYKRIHFWQLADITAPSLILGQAIGRWGNYINQEAYGTPTDLPWAIQIDGVMVHPTFLYESLWNFIVFFGLLYYTKKRKYKGQIFLLYLILYSIGRFFIEGLRIDSLMIGPLRIAQVISIGIVIGAIIVMKILEGMKKNAN
- the yfmH gene encoding EF-P 5-aminopentanol modification-associated protein YfmH codes for the protein MKYREIKGELIGEVIYNKKLNNGLEVFYMPKSGYSKKYAIFATHFGSNDIKFKGSKNDEVIIVPEGIAHFLEHKMFEEPEGNVFDRFADLGASANAYTNFNLTTYYFTTTESFYENLKNLIQFVQSPYFTEESVKKEKGIIEQEIRMYEDNPQWRVFFNLLKGMYHEHPVKNDIAGTVESIHQTTKENLYDCYETFYHPSNMVLFVIGDLDREQVFEKAEAVFRDQPEKESITIEKLYPQEITTIKEALMETKLSISTPIFNIGYKDIDLGLEGIALIKKEIATRIALDIVFGKGSSLYEELYDKGLINSDTFGADYIGDVDYGHSIIGGESESPQEVLQTVNRYVLDLKKNGLNPKDFDRIHRKQIGEHLSLFNSIEFIGSSFVSYHFKGVNLLNYVEELQNMTFETVEMRFVKHFDENHQVMSIVTS
- the rsmH gene encoding 16S rRNA (cytosine(1402)-N(4))-methyltransferase RsmH; its protein translation is MNFEHTSVLLKECIEALDIKENGIYVDGTLGGAGHSQEILKVLGKEGLLIGIDQDENALSAAGERLEEHGTKVKLVHDNFHNLDKILENLEITTIDGVLLDLGVSSHQLDERERGFSYMQDAPLDMRMDRRSGFSARDIVNDYSEKELERIIKEYGEDRWARRIAQFIVQERELAPIETTHQMVEVIKKAVPKGARKDGPHPAKRTFQAIRIEVNQELEIIEATIEAAAKHMKPGGRIAIISFHSLEDRIVKNVFRRLQNPCVCPPQFPVCKCEKEQMVKIVTRKPILPSEAELEVNPRSRSAKLRVAERV
- a CDS encoding aspartyl-phosphate phosphatase Spo0E family protein yields the protein MIKNEIESMRNVLNQLIGNQEDYGKIYDLSTKLDCLIVDYYNQEDTINFNG
- a CDS encoding YhcN/YlaJ family sporulation lipoprotein, producing the protein MKKTKIILILVIFLVAVIMITGCRPAERPVPDQRPVEESVPPDGVMGDPNAPLQQPEMRNTDPNNPMRNPNRQDTGQTADEQGMMDRELTLRADNIVNEVVKLDEVQSATVVITDNMAIVGVNLTSPTKGDMNTEIKRKVEETVKTADQRIERVSVTADPDIFERIENIAREAGRGRPLSGFGREIEELIRRITPGA